GGAAGGCAACTGCTGAACGGgctcgagagaggttgagacgggagaaggctgcagcggagggaaactatcccggtgaagaagaagatgaggagactCAGCTGCAGCGTGCCTTGGACCAatcgagagcggaagcagtgtaccgacggggggtggaacagagaggaggtgtaTACGAGCATGGAGGGGatagtggttcgacgagggggaatcCTTTGCAGAGGATGTTGCGTAGGGCAacttcgcagagggagagtcctgCGGTGGAGGATTATAACGTGGCATccggtgggagaagaggaatgaccCAACAAAGaattgatacaggctcctggacgcagaagggtagaaatgcaaaggaagctattggtaaagcttggtcaaagtttttccattttgcgggagtacctggaagacaggctgacaaTCCTTACTTTGTCAGCGCGGTcagggagacacagaagtggggtaTGTTTTCTTTCATTCGTATGACACCTATGAGCTTACATTTctgtatctcatgattttcatatatttgcaggtgaaggtatcgcatcaccaactggacgggatattgatggcaagtaccttgatcagaacgagcaagacttgaagacgaggtacgtaaagtttcggaaagactggcccttatttggcgtcacgttgatgtgtgattcatggactgggccgacgaggatgagtgtcatcaactttttgatatacTGCAATGGAGTCATGTGGTTCCACAAGTCTATTGATGCGAGTGGAAGAACTCAAGATAGCACATATTTGCTTAGGGTAGGCCCTAAACATGTCCCATTCACTTTGAGTATATTTTGaagtacttttgccttgctgcatacaaaaGTTCGCAATCGAttgtcgcacaagaaacttaacaagctggtctatgtcaactacaaccttcgtCTGCGACTAgaggaggtctccggcccaccgatacgtgaagaaggtgattttatcgaccagctggcccatctttcattttatgat
This genomic interval from Panicum virgatum strain AP13 chromosome 8K, P.virgatum_v5, whole genome shotgun sequence contains the following:
- the LOC120646448 gene encoding uncharacterized protein LOC120646448, with the translated sequence MLRRATSQRESPAVEDYNVASGGRRGMTQQRIDTGSWTQKGRNAKEAIGKAWSKFFHFAGVPGRQADNPYFVSAVRETQKWGEGIASPTGRDIDGKYLDQNEQDLKTRYVKFRKDWPLFGVTLMCDSWTGPTRMSVINFLIYCNGVMWFHKSIDASGRTQDSTYLLRVGPKHVPFTLSIF